Proteins from a genomic interval of Microbacterium abyssi:
- a CDS encoding metalloregulator ArsR/SmtB family transcription factor, with product MNVTLADPADVCSPVPTHAIGQEAASAVSMTLKALSDPLRLRMLSAIASDPRGESCVCDLAELADVSQPTVSHHLKVLKDVDVLTSERRGTWVWYRINPGRRGAVTALLDSFAPATMTEPGMDSDSGGRVDHPDFDARITHLADELAAEVPDLAPEAVLSIVRESYTSLARTAKVTGALVPLTERFARQRLADFTRDRDQSVPQVLFVCVANAGRSQMAAALVNQIAGGKVIARSAGSSPAEVIHPHVRSILAEIEGDAAVERFPKPLTDDAVRAADVVITMGCGDVCPIIPGVRYDDWAVGDPALASREGVEAIRDDIEDRVRALVNQLTTDRHPQESS from the coding sequence ATGAACGTCACGCTCGCGGATCCCGCGGACGTCTGCAGTCCCGTTCCCACTCACGCCATCGGTCAGGAGGCGGCATCCGCCGTCTCCATGACTCTGAAGGCCCTCTCGGACCCGCTGCGCCTGCGCATGCTCTCCGCCATCGCCTCCGACCCGCGCGGCGAGTCCTGCGTGTGCGACCTCGCCGAGCTCGCCGACGTGTCCCAGCCCACCGTTTCCCACCACCTCAAGGTGCTCAAAGACGTCGACGTCCTCACGTCCGAGCGCCGCGGGACGTGGGTCTGGTACCGCATCAACCCGGGCCGCCGCGGTGCCGTCACCGCGTTGCTGGACTCGTTCGCACCGGCGACCATGACCGAGCCCGGCATGGACAGCGACTCCGGTGGCCGCGTAGACCACCCCGACTTCGATGCCCGGATCACCCACCTCGCCGATGAGCTCGCTGCGGAGGTTCCCGATCTCGCCCCGGAGGCCGTGCTGAGCATCGTTCGTGAGTCCTACACGTCGCTCGCCCGCACGGCGAAGGTCACCGGCGCCCTCGTCCCGCTCACCGAGCGTTTCGCCCGTCAGCGTCTCGCGGACTTCACCCGCGACCGCGACCAGTCGGTGCCGCAGGTGCTGTTCGTTTGCGTCGCCAACGCCGGCCGCTCCCAGATGGCAGCGGCCCTTGTCAACCAGATCGCCGGCGGCAAGGTCATCGCCCGCTCCGCGGGCTCGAGCCCCGCCGAGGTCATCCACCCCCACGTGCGCTCGATCCTCGCCGAGATCGAAGGAGATGCCGCGGTCGAGCGGTTCCCCAAGCCCCTCACCGACGACGCCGTCCGCGCCGCCGACGTAGTGATCACGATGGGCTGCGGCGACGTCTGCCCGATCATCCCCGGCGTCCGCTACGACGACTGGGCCGTCGGCGACCCCGCCCTCGCCTCCCGCGAAGGCGTCGAAGCCATCCGCGACGACATCGAAGACCGCGTCCGCGCCCTCGTCAACCAGCTCACCACTGACCGCCACCCACAGGAGTCCTCATGA
- a CDS encoding arsenate reductase ArsC, with the protein MTDTAKPSVLFVCVHNAGRSQMAAGFLRDIAGDRIEVRSAGSMPAEQINPIAVEAMGELGIDITAEQPKILTTEAVQASDVVITMGCGDACPFFPGKRYEDWKLDDPAGQGIDAVRPIRDGIRARIEKLVAELI; encoded by the coding sequence ATGACCGACACCGCCAAGCCCTCCGTCCTCTTCGTCTGCGTGCACAACGCTGGCCGCTCGCAGATGGCCGCCGGATTCCTCCGAGACATCGCCGGCGACCGCATCGAAGTCCGCTCCGCAGGCTCTATGCCCGCCGAGCAGATCAACCCCATCGCCGTGGAAGCGATGGGCGAGCTTGGCATCGACATCACCGCCGAGCAGCCCAAGATCCTGACCACCGAGGCCGTGCAGGCCTCCGACGTCGTCATCACCATGGGATGCGGCGACGCCTGCCCATTCTTTCCGGGCAAGCGCTACGAGGACTGGAAGCTCGACGACCCCGCCGGCCAGGGCATCGATGCCGTCCGACCGATCCGCGACGGCATTCGCGCCCGCATCGAGAAGCTGGTCGCCGAGCTGATCTGA
- a CDS encoding DUF305 domain-containing protein has product MSQDAHEGSQRQTEDKKHGSLKMYLRFAAMILTGMVVMYWTMFAGVWEWGHIRFSESRVFMALTMGGAMGLVMLAWMLNMYKNAKANIAVVIISVLLLGGGVALDRSQITVDDTAYMRAMIPHHSLAITRSERAQIQDLRVCQLAIEISEAQRREILEMEWLIDDIERNGLATTPEDSQNRPVPDFHRAAERECHRDE; this is encoded by the coding sequence ATGTCACAGGACGCCCATGAAGGAAGCCAACGACAAACGGAGGACAAGAAGCACGGATCGCTGAAGATGTACCTGCGATTCGCGGCGATGATCCTCACCGGCATGGTCGTGATGTATTGGACGATGTTCGCTGGAGTATGGGAATGGGGACACATCCGCTTCAGCGAAAGCCGCGTGTTCATGGCCCTCACCATGGGCGGCGCCATGGGGCTCGTCATGCTCGCCTGGATGCTGAACATGTACAAGAACGCCAAGGCGAATATCGCTGTTGTCATCATCAGCGTGCTCCTGCTCGGAGGCGGCGTTGCGCTCGACCGCAGCCAAATCACTGTAGACGACACTGCGTACATGCGGGCCATGATTCCCCACCACTCCCTGGCGATCACCCGATCCGAAAGAGCACAAATTCAGGACCTCCGAGTCTGCCAACTCGCCATCGAGATTAGCGAAGCTCAACGCCGAGAGATCCTTGAAATGGAGTGGCTCATCGACGACATCGAACGCAACGGGCTCGCCACGACACCCGAGGACTCACAGAATCGTCCCGTCCCCGACTTCCACCGGGCGGCCGAGCGTGAATGCCATCGCGACGAATGA